The following are from one region of the Chlamydiota bacterium genome:
- a CDS encoding glycosyltransferase family 4 protein, with protein sequence MDILFTLGRYWPTIGGGELHTRELIRYLSPRHRVRVACLRNDNRTDWIPGMVVDPPPRQQPYFDRDTEVRLLRLGIFRRLRLRKRLEHFYADQVRRTSCGKELAELFLPQLRKIEGALDLVHNVKVGPEFLSLASLRFARERKVPFVFTPISHPGGWEGEIFSLLYREADALIAMTEFERAFLISQGGRPERIHVVGVGPLLESLEPTADARRALSIRGPLVLFLGQKYPYKGVAEMVEAAPLVWASHPDAHFVFAGPRTEQSRALFSAVGDARIIDIDTVSNEEKTNLLAACDILCMPSRCESFGIVYLEAWSFRKPVIAADTDASRCVVEDRRDGLLVAPEPAGIAAAINTLLGDEALRHALGEHGHRKAATTYSWPVIASKVEQAYAQALGGCA encoded by the coding sequence ATGGATATACTGTTCACCCTGGGCCGCTACTGGCCCACCATCGGAGGCGGGGAGCTCCACACCAGGGAACTGATCCGATACCTGTCGCCGCGGCATCGGGTCCGGGTCGCCTGCCTCAGGAACGACAACCGGACGGACTGGATCCCCGGCATGGTGGTGGATCCCCCTCCGAGGCAACAACCGTATTTCGATCGCGACACCGAGGTGCGGCTGCTCAGGCTCGGGATTTTTAGGAGGCTGCGCCTCCGCAAGCGGCTCGAACATTTCTACGCCGACCAGGTCCGCCGCACCTCGTGCGGCAAGGAGCTCGCCGAGCTCTTCCTGCCGCAACTCCGGAAGATCGAGGGGGCGCTCGATCTCGTCCACAACGTCAAGGTCGGGCCGGAGTTTCTGAGTCTGGCCTCGCTCCGATTCGCCCGGGAGCGCAAAGTGCCGTTCGTGTTCACCCCCATCTCCCATCCCGGCGGATGGGAGGGAGAGATCTTTTCGCTCCTGTACCGCGAGGCGGACGCCCTCATCGCGATGACGGAATTCGAGCGCGCATTCCTCATCTCCCAGGGGGGAAGGCCCGAGCGGATCCACGTTGTCGGCGTCGGCCCGCTGCTCGAAAGCCTCGAACCGACCGCGGACGCCAGGAGAGCCCTGTCCATTCGAGGGCCGCTCGTGCTCTTTCTCGGCCAGAAATATCCGTACAAGGGCGTCGCAGAGATGGTCGAGGCCGCGCCCCTCGTCTGGGCGTCGCACCCCGATGCGCATTTCGTCTTCGCCGGGCCGCGCACGGAACAGTCGCGCGCGCTTTTTTCGGCCGTGGGGGACGCGCGGATCATCGACATCGACACGGTGAGCAACGAAGAGAAAACCAATCTGCTCGCCGCGTGCGACATCCTGTGCATGCCCTCGCGCTGCGAGAGCTTCGGCATCGTCTATCTCGAGGCCTGGTCGTTCCGCAAGCCGGTCATCGCCGCGGACACCGACGCCAGCCGGTGCGTCGTCGAGGACCGCCGGGACGGCCTGCTCGTCGCGCCGGAGCCGGCCGGTATCGCCGCCGCCATCAATACCCTTCTCGGCGACGAGGCGCTCCGGCATGCCCTGGGCGAACACGGGCACCGGAAGGCCGCCACGACATATTCCTGGCCCGTCATCGCCTCCAAGGTCGAGCAGGCCTATGCACAAGCCCTCGGCGGGTGCGCATGA
- a CDS encoding glycosyltransferase gives MEKGFSVVTCCYNQARYLRDNIESVLAQRWPGFEHIVVDDGSTDETAAVCARYPHVRYLRQENAGQSAALNRGFREARGEIIAWLNSDDYYEQGAFERVAREIGRLRTGYLVTGAVRRVDEAGAEILTLLKGTVPFYRLLLHPRIHSINGRTSMPCQPSTFFHRELFEKLGPLDTTLVYAMDYDFWLRAFEAGYRFLYVPQIFSNYRFHATSHSNQGWETFMGEWTAVSERHYRALTPLRRRLADCWAGYLRLETAVLRRVRAARNA, from the coding sequence ATGGAAAAAGGATTCAGCGTCGTCACCTGCTGCTACAACCAGGCACGCTACCTGCGGGACAACATCGAGTCGGTCCTCGCACAGCGGTGGCCGGGGTTCGAGCACATCGTGGTCGATGACGGCTCGACGGACGAAACCGCCGCGGTATGCGCCCGGTACCCGCACGTGCGGTACCTCCGGCAGGAGAACGCCGGCCAGTCCGCGGCCCTCAACCGCGGTTTCCGGGAGGCGCGGGGGGAGATCATCGCGTGGCTGAACTCCGACGACTACTACGAGCAGGGGGCGTTCGAACGGGTCGCCCGGGAGATCGGGCGCCTGCGAACGGGATACCTGGTGACCGGAGCGGTGCGGAGGGTTGACGAGGCGGGCGCGGAGATACTGACGCTGCTGAAGGGAACGGTCCCGTTCTACCGCCTCCTCCTTCACCCGCGGATCCATTCCATCAACGGCCGGACATCAATGCCCTGCCAGCCGTCCACATTCTTCCATAGGGAGTTGTTCGAAAAGCTCGGGCCGCTCGACACGACGCTCGTCTACGCAATGGACTACGACTTCTGGCTCCGCGCGTTCGAGGCGGGATATCGCTTTCTCTACGTACCGCAGATTTTTTCCAACTACCGTTTCCACGCGACATCGCACTCCAATCAGGGGTGGGAGACGTTCATGGGGGAGTGGACGGCGGTGTCGGAGCGGCATTACCGGGCGCTCACGCCTCTCCGGCGCCGACTGGCGGACTGCTGGGCGGGTTATCTGCGCCTGGAGACGGCCGTCCTTCGGCGGGTGCGCGCCGCGCGGAACGCGTGA
- a CDS encoding glycosyltransferase: METVTAYIPCHNAEGFLEGCVRSLLKQTLPPAEILVVNDGSTDRTREVAAGLPVRLVDLDGHPGLAEARNAGIRAARGDYVASIDVDCLADPRWLERLLSALCETGAAGAGGRLIEGFQTSLADRWRVAHMRQDWGDTRIANPPFLFGCNTLFRKNALEKVGLYDPAFRTNGEDLNLSHRLMAQGRTLVYEPAAVVTHLKRDTTLSVLDADWRWGYRSLGETMKYERSSHIVYYNFANARYRVRQDLRAGRYPLLLLDLLLLLHHTRLDLRHAREKGLLRRGGGLLAPRVETLTAFRAHLARLSRSHFMRNPDVVAPRTNEAADPSPPTGGGRRNGA; the protein is encoded by the coding sequence ATGGAAACCGTCACCGCCTATATCCCCTGCCACAACGCCGAGGGATTCCTTGAGGGCTGCGTCCGTTCGCTCCTCAAGCAGACCCTCCCGCCCGCCGAGATCCTCGTGGTGAACGACGGCTCCACCGACCGCACCCGGGAGGTCGCCGCAGGGCTCCCGGTGCGTCTGGTCGACCTCGACGGCCATCCCGGTCTCGCCGAGGCAAGGAACGCGGGTATCCGCGCCGCCAGGGGCGACTATGTCGCCTCCATCGACGTCGACTGCCTCGCCGATCCGCGCTGGCTGGAGCGCCTCCTCTCCGCGCTCTGCGAGACCGGCGCGGCGGGTGCGGGAGGAAGGCTCATCGAAGGATTCCAGACCTCCTTGGCCGACCGCTGGCGCGTGGCGCACATGCGGCAGGATTGGGGTGATACCCGCATCGCCAATCCGCCGTTCCTCTTCGGCTGCAACACGCTCTTCAGGAAGAACGCCCTCGAAAAAGTCGGGCTCTACGACCCCGCGTTCCGAACCAACGGGGAAGACCTGAACCTCTCGCACCGGCTCATGGCGCAGGGGCGGACGCTCGTCTACGAGCCAGCGGCGGTCGTCACGCACCTCAAGCGCGACACCACCCTCTCCGTCCTCGACGCGGACTGGCGTTGGGGCTACCGCAGCCTCGGCGAGACGATGAAGTACGAGCGCTCATCGCACATCGTCTACTACAACTTCGCCAACGCCCGCTACAGGGTGCGGCAGGACCTTCGCGCGGGGCGCTATCCCCTCCTTTTGCTCGATCTGCTTCTCCTCCTCCATCATACCCGCCTCGACCTGCGCCACGCCCGCGAGAAGGGGCTCCTGCGGCGGGGCGGGGGTCTGCTCGCCCCCCGCGTCGAAACGCTCACCGCGTTCCGCGCCCATCTGGCGCGCCTCTCGAGATCCCATTTCATGAGAAATCCTGATGTCGTGGCGCCGCGCACGAACGAGGCCGCAGATCCATCGCCGCCTACCGGCGGCGGGAGAAGGAACGGGGCATGA
- a CDS encoding glycosyltransferase family 2 protein, with the protein MISVVVLTHNRLPFLRDCVESIRANGYADHEIVVVDNASTDGTAEALAGMDDVRVVRFDRDRELAACRNAGIDAARGDIIAFTDDDCAIEKDWLVRIEADLRDHDAVGGVALPLGDFHPPRWWDDEINWLVGLSVPGHYGPRAGEVYLPASLNLAYRAPVLRALGFREGAPGLAGRNMTREDSDLWLRTRAGGHRTLFDPSLVVYHRVPPERLTVSFCVRRAFSDGFSAWHRGETGGGLRRTLAYVLAQPFTLAARMIRGGGRPRAKEWVWPVRQAGLVWGGIVQGAAAITAAARDTAKAVPGVLHALLIILREAALLACARGLLKTRGPRTPPPAVGGAPHSDGGDATTS; encoded by the coding sequence ATGATCAGCGTCGTTGTCCTCACGCACAACCGGCTCCCCTTCCTCCGCGACTGCGTGGAGAGTATCCGGGCCAACGGGTATGCGGACCACGAGATTGTCGTCGTTGACAACGCCTCGACGGACGGGACGGCGGAGGCGCTCGCGGGGATGGACGACGTGCGGGTCGTCCGCTTCGACCGCGACCGGGAACTCGCCGCGTGCCGGAACGCCGGCATCGATGCCGCGCGCGGCGACATCATCGCCTTCACGGACGACGACTGCGCTATCGAGAAGGACTGGCTCGTGCGGATAGAGGCGGACCTGCGGGACCACGACGCCGTGGGCGGCGTCGCGCTTCCCCTTGGAGATTTCCACCCTCCGCGCTGGTGGGACGACGAGATCAACTGGCTCGTCGGCCTCTCCGTCCCCGGGCACTACGGCCCCAGGGCCGGAGAGGTCTATCTGCCCGCCTCGCTCAATCTCGCGTACCGCGCGCCAGTCCTCCGCGCGCTAGGATTCCGCGAGGGCGCGCCCGGCCTCGCCGGCAGGAATATGACGCGGGAGGATTCCGACCTCTGGCTGAGGACCCGCGCGGGCGGGCACCGCACGTTGTTCGACCCCTCCCTCGTCGTCTACCACCGCGTACCCCCGGAGCGGCTGACGGTCTCCTTCTGCGTCAGGCGGGCGTTCAGCGACGGTTTTTCCGCCTGGCACCGCGGAGAAACCGGTGGGGGACTCCGCCGTACCCTTGCCTACGTCCTCGCCCAACCGTTCACGCTCGCCGCCCGGATGATCCGGGGCGGCGGCCGCCCGCGCGCCAAGGAGTGGGTGTGGCCAGTCCGGCAAGCGGGACTTGTATGGGGCGGCATCGTGCAGGGGGCTGCCGCGATAACGGCGGCGGCACGGGATACGGCGAAAGCCGTCCCGGGCGTTCTTCACGCCCTCTTGATCATCCTCCGGGAGGCGGCACTGCTCGCGTGTGCACGGGGTCTCCTCAAAACACGTGGACCGCGCACGCCCCCCCCTGCGGTTGGCGGCGCGCCGCATAGCGACGGCGGGGATGCCACAACCTCATGA
- a CDS encoding sigma-70 family RNA polymerase sigma factor, whose protein sequence is MNREQRAPHPGLDSAEELRVIDACVRGDWEEFRLLFERYRERVYALALGIVRDSALAHDITQASFIKVFKSLRWFDRRAKFSTWLYRIAYRQALDQYRRRRRRDEVPIEHLPAGVESSTPRGQIADSIADREAAERLRAAIDALPIKLRTAVVLRYFEGCTFDEICEITGCARGVLQKRLAQAHAALRDALGSNGTPA, encoded by the coding sequence ATGAACCGGGAACAGAGAGCACCCCATCCGGGCCTCGACAGCGCGGAGGAACTCCGCGTCATCGACGCCTGCGTGCGCGGCGACTGGGAGGAGTTTCGCCTCCTTTTCGAGAGGTACCGCGAGCGGGTCTACGCCCTCGCCCTCGGCATCGTCAGGGACTCGGCGCTTGCGCACGATATCACGCAGGCGAGCTTCATCAAGGTCTTCAAGTCCCTCCGCTGGTTCGACCGGCGCGCCAAGTTCTCCACCTGGCTCTACCGCATCGCCTACCGGCAGGCCCTCGACCAGTACCGCAGGCGGCGCAGACGGGACGAGGTCCCGATCGAGCACCTCCCCGCCGGCGTGGAATCCTCGACCCCGCGCGGGCAGATCGCCGACTCCATCGCGGACAGGGAGGCCGCCGAACGGCTCCGCGCGGCCATAGACGCTCTTCCGATCAAGCTGAGGACCGCCGTCGTGCTCAGGTACTTCGAGGGGTGCACATTCGACGAGATCTGCGAGATCACGGGATGCGCGCGCGGCGTGCTTCAGAAAAGACTCGCCCAGGCACACGCCGCCCTCAGGGACGCGCTGGGTTCGAACGGTACGCCGGCCTGA